The genomic stretch ACAGAGCCTAGCTCAGTTGTTTGGCTGTGTTCGGGTGGTGTGGAACGACGCTTTAGCTTTCAGTAAGTCCGATAAATACCCTGGGTACAACAAACTTTCTGCGATGTTGACTCAGGCAAAGAAGACTGAGACTAGAAGCTGGCTCTCTGGTGTTTCATCCGTTCCGTTGCAGCAATCTCTTAAGCAGTTAGATGCCGCCTACAAAAACTATTTCAATTCCTTAAAGGGAAAGCGAAAAGGTAAAAAAGTAGGTCAACCCAAGTTTAAGAAAAAGACATACGATCAGTCTGCAACGTTTACAAAAGCAGCGTTTTCCATCAAAGAAAAAGAAGTATTTTTAGCTAAAATAGGCCCTCTAAAGCCAATTTGGTCTAGAGAGTTGCCGTCTGACCCAAGTTCTGTAACGGTTATCAAAGATTGCTCTAACCGCTATTTTCTCAGCTTTGTGGTAGAGATTGAACCCATTCATGTCGATGCGAAAAACCAAAGTATCGGAATTGATTTAGGGATCAAGACATTTGCCGTAATGTCTGATGGCTCTAAGGCTGTCAGCCCTGACTACTCAAAGGCAGATCGCAAAATTCACAAGCTTCAGAAGAAACTAGCTCGTCAGCAAAAAGGCTCAAACCGGAGAAATAAAACTCGTCTTCAGATGGCTAAACTACACCATCGTATTTCAGATACGCGCAAAGATTTCTTGCACAAACTATCTACTAAGATTGTTCGTGAAAACCAAACGATTGTTTTAGAGGATTTGAACGTATCAGGCATGGTCAAGAATCGCCAGCTTGCGAGGTCTATTAGTTGGCAAGGTTGGAGAGAGTTTAGAGATCTCTGTGAGGCAAAATCTCAGAAGTTTGACAGAGCGTTTCACATCATCAATCGATGGGAACCGACTAGCCAGATCTGTTCTGAGTGCGGCTACAAATGGGGCAAGCTCGATCTAAAAATTCGGTCGGTTCGATGCCTCAATTGTGGCACTGAACACGACCGAGATGAGAATGCAGCAAAGAATATAGAAAAAAGTCGCCATAGGGCATTGGGAGACTTGAAACGGACGCAGAGACGCAAGTAAGACTACTATCGCCTGCGGCGACGCTGGGCGAACGGTAGCATCAGTCAGTGAAGCGTCAAGAATCACCGCTCCTTTAGGACGGTGAGTATGTCAAAGGCTTGGCGCTCTAATGTCTTCCCACTCTTGTTCGGATAAGGGT from Roseofilum capinflatum BLCC-M114 encodes the following:
- a CDS encoding RNA-guided endonuclease InsQ/TnpB family protein, encoding MKARYQYRFYPTDQQRQSLAQLFGCVRVVWNDALAFSKSDKYPGYNKLSAMLTQAKKTETRSWLSGVSSVPLQQSLKQLDAAYKNYFNSLKGKRKGKKVGQPKFKKKTYDQSATFTKAAFSIKEKEVFLAKIGPLKPIWSRELPSDPSSVTVIKDCSNRYFLSFVVEIEPIHVDAKNQSIGIDLGIKTFAVMSDGSKAVSPDYSKADRKIHKLQKKLARQQKGSNRRNKTRLQMAKLHHRISDTRKDFLHKLSTKIVRENQTIVLEDLNVSGMVKNRQLARSISWQGWREFRDLCEAKSQKFDRAFHIINRWEPTSQICSECGYKWGKLDLKIRSVRCLNCGTEHDRDENAAKNIEKSRHRALGDLKRTQRRK